One genomic segment of Nocardia spumae includes these proteins:
- a CDS encoding TetR/AcrR family transcriptional regulator: MARRGERLREHILWAAKDVFLEVGFERTSMDVLAARAETSKRTLYAHFDNKDTLFLAVVDFVRELHLGRMGAPQDYGEEPIAAVTGYCVRYLQSLVWVQSVRTCRLVIAEAERVPRAATDYYDAVFATTRRTLAAFAGSRWGLPEPVAVAAVDEILAGAVYPRFVAVLFGAEEATVARVDDPPSPADPDYERVRRIVTAVLGA; encoded by the coding sequence ATGGCGAGGCGTGGCGAACGACTGCGCGAGCACATCCTGTGGGCGGCCAAGGACGTCTTCCTCGAGGTGGGATTCGAGCGAACCTCGATGGATGTGCTGGCCGCGCGCGCCGAAACCTCGAAGCGGACCCTCTACGCGCACTTCGACAACAAGGACACGCTGTTCCTCGCCGTCGTCGACTTCGTGCGCGAACTGCACCTGGGCCGGATGGGTGCGCCGCAGGACTACGGCGAGGAGCCGATCGCGGCGGTGACCGGATATTGCGTGCGTTACCTGCAGTCGCTGGTGTGGGTCCAATCGGTGCGGACCTGCCGGTTGGTCATCGCCGAGGCGGAGCGGGTGCCGCGGGCGGCCACGGATTACTACGACGCCGTCTTCGCTACGACCCGCCGTACGCTCGCCGCCTTCGCGGGCTCGCGGTGGGGGCTGCCGGAACCGGTCGCTGTGGCCGCGGTGGACGAGATCCTCGCCGGTGCGGTCTATCCGCGCTTCGTCGCGGTGCTGTTCGGTGCCGAGGAGGCGACGGTCGCCCGCGTCGACGATCCTCCGTCCCCCGCCGATCCCGATTACGAGCGCGTCCGGCGGATCGTCACCGCGGTGCTGGGCGCCTGA
- a CDS encoding NmrA family NAD(P)-binding protein, translated as MTTPTGSIGHQVLDLIADGDEPIRVIARDPARLSPRTLERVEVVRGSTTDHDVVATALKDADTAFWVVPPNPAATSVPGHVVEFVAPLCAAIDSVDRVVAVSSLGRAHGRKAGQISAIFAMDALIESSGVHYRSLSLPGFMDNMLWQIEPIRNSGTFFGTVSGDRKAPTCATRDIAAVAARLLLDPSWTGQDSVEIRGPEDLSHNDMARIMSEVLDRPIRYQQISGADHKAALTAHGMSAAWAQGLVEMAAAVDAGLYDAPPRTPQSYSPTGFRQWCAEVLAPAVRG; from the coding sequence GTGACCACACCTACAGGCAGTATCGGGCACCAGGTGCTCGACCTCATCGCCGACGGCGACGAGCCGATCCGGGTGATCGCACGCGATCCGGCGCGGCTGTCTCCCCGGACCCTGGAGCGCGTCGAGGTGGTGCGCGGCTCGACCACCGATCACGATGTCGTGGCGACCGCGCTGAAGGATGCCGATACGGCGTTCTGGGTGGTGCCGCCGAATCCCGCCGCCACCAGCGTGCCCGGGCATGTCGTCGAATTCGTCGCCCCGCTGTGCGCGGCGATCGACAGCGTGGACCGCGTCGTCGCGGTCTCGAGCCTGGGACGCGCACACGGCCGCAAAGCCGGCCAGATATCGGCGATCTTCGCGATGGACGCGCTGATCGAGAGCAGTGGAGTGCACTACCGCTCGCTGAGCCTGCCGGGGTTCATGGACAACATGCTGTGGCAGATCGAGCCGATCCGGAACTCCGGCACCTTCTTCGGCACGGTGTCCGGCGACCGCAAGGCCCCCACCTGCGCTACTCGCGATATCGCCGCGGTGGCCGCACGCCTGCTGCTCGATCCGTCCTGGACGGGCCAGGACAGTGTCGAGATCCGCGGCCCGGAGGATCTGTCGCACAACGACATGGCTCGCATCATGTCCGAGGTACTCGACCGGCCGATTCGCTACCAGCAGATATCCGGCGCCGACCACAAGGCCGCGTTGACCGCCCACGGCATGAGCGCGGCGTGGGCGCAGGGACTGGTCGAGATGGCGGCGGCGGTCGACGCGGGCCTCTACGATGCGCCGCCCCGCACGCCGCAGTCCTACTCCCCCACCGGTTTTCGCCAGTGGTGCGCGGAGGTGCTGGCGCCGGCCGTGCGCGGGTGA
- a CDS encoding SAM-dependent methyltransferase: protein MTAPHISANGDAELPSSARIYDYALGGKDNYEVDRIALDKVMQVFPTVRIAARHNRQFMHRAVGALAEAGVRQFLDIGTGIPTEPNLHQIAQLQSPEARVVYVDNDPVVMAHARALLAGSSEGRTAYVDADLNDPESILGAPQLRETLDLNTPVALSLVAVLHFLSAAQDPAGVLKTLLDGLAPGSFVVASHITADLDPEGMDRAFEMYRRNAVHVEARSRDEFAAFFDGLELLDPGIVTVNRWRPAIEPPAWLDAQVNCWGAVARKP from the coding sequence ATGACCGCACCCCACATCAGTGCCAACGGAGATGCCGAGCTACCCAGTAGCGCGCGCATCTACGACTACGCACTGGGCGGTAAGGACAACTACGAGGTCGACCGGATCGCCCTCGACAAGGTCATGCAGGTGTTTCCGACGGTGCGCATCGCGGCCCGGCACAACCGGCAGTTCATGCATCGTGCGGTCGGTGCGCTCGCCGAGGCCGGCGTGCGGCAGTTCCTCGACATCGGCACCGGTATCCCGACCGAACCCAATCTGCACCAGATCGCCCAACTGCAGTCACCCGAGGCGCGCGTGGTGTACGTCGACAACGACCCGGTGGTCATGGCCCATGCCCGTGCCCTGCTGGCCGGGTCATCCGAGGGCCGCACCGCGTACGTCGACGCCGATCTGAACGATCCCGAATCGATCCTGGGCGCACCGCAATTGCGTGAGACGCTCGACCTGAACACGCCGGTGGCGCTGAGCCTGGTCGCGGTACTGCATTTCCTGTCGGCCGCGCAGGACCCGGCCGGGGTGCTGAAAACCCTGCTTGACGGCCTGGCACCCGGATCGTTCGTCGTCGCCTCGCACATCACCGCCGACCTCGATCCGGAGGGGATGGATCGGGCGTTCGAGATGTACCGGCGCAACGCGGTCCACGTGGAGGCGCGCAGCCGCGACGAGTTCGCCGCCTTCTTCGACGGACTCGAACTGCTGGATCCGGGAATCGTCACGGTCAATCGCTGGCGTCCCGCCATCGAACCGCCGGCCTGGCTCGACGCGCAGGTCAACTGCTGGGGCGCGGTGGCGCGCAAACCCTAA
- a CDS encoding maleylpyruvate isomerase family mycothiol-dependent enzyme yields the protein MSELLRLDAMALALIARDVVTLGEADLTAPTPCAGWDVADLIRHMNERHEAVVASILPTAADLSGDPREVFAHVCARWVAAVEQSGEIVVLPQAGPLAAEQVLAVHLVDMLTHRWDIARALRRDCPVPARLLETALPIARSITAPGSRLNGPGGVYSARLAEDESRPVLDTVVALLGRDPRWRG from the coding sequence ATGAGCGAACTTCTGCGGCTCGACGCGATGGCGCTGGCATTGATCGCCCGCGATGTGGTCACCCTCGGCGAGGCGGATCTCACCGCGCCGACCCCGTGCGCGGGCTGGGATGTCGCCGACCTGATCCGCCACATGAACGAACGGCACGAGGCCGTCGTCGCGTCGATCCTGCCTACCGCCGCCGACCTGTCCGGTGACCCGCGGGAGGTCTTCGCCCACGTCTGCGCGCGCTGGGTCGCCGCGGTCGAGCAGTCGGGGGAGATCGTGGTGCTGCCGCAGGCCGGTCCGCTCGCCGCCGAACAGGTGCTCGCCGTTCATCTCGTCGATATGCTCACCCATCGCTGGGATATCGCCCGGGCACTGCGGCGTGACTGTCCGGTGCCGGCGCGACTGCTGGAAACGGCCCTGCCCATCGCGCGGTCGATCACCGCACCGGGGAGCAGGCTCAACGGGCCGGGCGGCGTCTACTCGGCCAGGCTGGCCGAGGACGAGTCGCGGCCGGTGCTCGACACTGTCGTCGCGTTGCTCGGCCGTGACCCACGGTGGCGGGGTTAG
- a CDS encoding TetR/AcrR family transcriptional regulator encodes MSPRRSVAEAAHTRDRIVAVAVAQASQVGLEGVTIGSLAEHLDMSKAGVIGPFGSRERLQLAALEQAGQIFRATVIEPLRDLPPGTARLARLLDNWIGYLAECPFPGGCFVTAASTELDGRPGVLRDRLRVYVEDARTALTAEIAAAQEQSPGPHRSPAELATVVTGITMAVNQEIQLLGDPCAADRGRAALRALLGLAPDR; translated from the coding sequence ATGTCCCCTCGCCGCTCGGTTGCCGAGGCAGCCCACACCCGAGACCGGATCGTCGCGGTCGCGGTCGCACAGGCGTCGCAGGTCGGCCTCGAAGGTGTGACCATCGGATCGCTGGCCGAACACCTGGATATGAGTAAGGCCGGGGTGATCGGGCCGTTCGGATCCCGTGAGCGACTACAGCTGGCGGCACTGGAACAGGCCGGGCAGATCTTCCGGGCGACGGTGATCGAACCGTTGCGCGACCTGCCACCCGGAACCGCGCGACTGGCCCGGCTGCTCGACAACTGGATCGGCTATCTCGCCGAATGCCCGTTTCCCGGAGGATGCTTCGTCACCGCCGCGTCGACCGAGCTGGACGGCCGGCCGGGCGTGCTCCGCGACCGGCTGCGCGTCTACGTCGAGGACGCACGCACCGCACTCACCGCCGAAATCGCCGCCGCCCAGGAACAATCGCCTGGACCGCACCGGTCGCCGGCGGAGCTCGCCACCGTCGTCACCGGCATCACGATGGCCGTCAATCAGGAAATCCAACTGCTGGGCGACCCCTGCGCGGCCGACCGCGGACGGGCGGCGTTACGCGCGCTACTGGGATTGGCGCCGGACCGGTGA
- a CDS encoding arginine repressor: MARTRAGRQQRIVELLSANAVRSQTELAALLADEGIETTQATLSRDLDELGAVKLRAADGGAGIYVVPEDGSPVRGVTGGTSRLSKLLGDLLVSTDHSGNLAVLRTPPGAAHFLASALDRAALPEVVGTIAGDDTIAVIAREPMTGAELAAKIEHLA; encoded by the coding sequence ATCGCCCGCACGCGGGCAGGGCGGCAGCAGCGCATCGTGGAGCTGCTGTCCGCCAACGCGGTTCGCAGCCAGACCGAGTTGGCGGCGCTGCTGGCCGACGAGGGTATCGAGACCACCCAGGCCACACTGTCGCGTGATCTCGACGAACTGGGCGCGGTGAAGCTGCGCGCGGCCGACGGCGGTGCCGGCATCTACGTGGTACCCGAGGACGGCAGTCCGGTGCGGGGTGTCACCGGCGGCACGTCCCGGCTGTCCAAACTGCTCGGCGATCTGCTGGTGTCCACCGACCACAGCGGGAATCTGGCGGTGCTGCGCACCCCGCCCGGCGCCGCGCACTTCTTGGCCAGCGCCCTCGACCGGGCCGCTCTGCCCGAAGTGGTCGGCACCATCGCCGGCGACGACACCATCGCGGTCATCGCGCGCGAGCCCATGACCGGGGCCGAACTCGCCGCGAAGATCGAGCATCTGGCGTAG
- the argF gene encoding ornithine carbamoyltransferase, whose translation MVRHFLRDDDVTPAEQAEILALAAELKAAPFSRRPLEGPRGVGVIFEKNSTRTRFSFEMGIAQLGGHAVVVDGRDTQLGREETLADTGRVLSRYVDAVVWRTFQQHRLDEMASAATVPVVNALSDEFHPCQVLADLLTLRERKGELAGRKLAYFGDGANNMAHSLLLGGVTAGLNVTIAAPAGFRPLDWVVEAARKRAAETGATITLTDDPIAAATGADALVTDTWTSMGQENDGLDRVGPFRPFRLDAGLLGHAASDVVVLHCLPAHRGEEITDEVLDGPHSVVWDEAENRLHAQKALLVWLLSRRSGGVV comes from the coding sequence ATGGTGCGGCACTTTCTGCGCGACGACGACGTCACGCCGGCCGAACAGGCCGAAATCCTGGCGCTGGCAGCGGAGTTGAAGGCGGCGCCGTTCTCCCGGCGCCCGCTGGAGGGCCCGCGCGGGGTCGGGGTGATCTTCGAGAAGAACTCCACCCGCACCCGGTTCTCCTTCGAGATGGGCATCGCGCAACTGGGCGGGCACGCGGTGGTGGTCGACGGCCGCGACACCCAGCTCGGCCGGGAGGAAACCCTCGCCGACACCGGCCGGGTCCTGTCCCGCTATGTCGACGCCGTGGTGTGGCGCACGTTCCAGCAGCACCGGCTCGACGAGATGGCCTCGGCGGCAACGGTTCCCGTGGTCAACGCGCTGTCGGACGAATTTCATCCGTGCCAGGTGCTGGCCGATCTGCTGACGCTGCGTGAGCGGAAGGGCGAACTCGCCGGTCGTAAGCTCGCCTATTTCGGTGACGGTGCGAACAATATGGCGCATTCGCTGCTACTGGGCGGGGTGACCGCGGGGCTGAACGTCACCATCGCCGCACCCGCGGGATTCCGGCCGCTGGACTGGGTGGTCGAGGCGGCCCGCAAACGCGCCGCCGAGACCGGGGCGACGATCACCCTCACCGACGATCCGATCGCCGCGGCGACCGGCGCCGACGCGCTGGTCACCGACACCTGGACCTCCATGGGGCAGGAGAACGACGGACTCGACCGGGTGGGCCCGTTCCGGCCCTTCCGGCTCGATGCCGGCCTGCTCGGCCACGCGGCCTCCGATGTCGTTGTGCTGCACTGCCTCCCTGCGCATCGCGGTGAGGAGATCACCGACGAGGTGCTCGACGGTCCGCACAGTGTGGTGTGGGACGAGGCCGAGAATCGCTTGCACGCGCAGAAGGCGCTACTGGTGTGGCTGCTGTCGCGACGATCGGGTGGTGTGGTGTGA
- a CDS encoding acetylornithine transaminase, translated as MSTQQLRQRWSSALMNNYGTPKVALVRGSGAVVYDADGNRYVDFLGGIAVNSLGHAHPAIVAAVTQQLGTLGHVSNLYASEPVLELAEKLLAHFGDGTGRAFFCNSGTEANEAAFKIARLTGRRKIIACDEAFHGRTMGALALTGQPSKRAPFEPMPPGVLHVPYGDAVALADVVDSDTAAVFLEPMMGESGVIVPPMDYLAKARAITAERGALLILDEVQTGIGRTGPFFAHQAAGIVPDVMTLAKGLGGGLPIGAVLAQGPAAELLTPGLHGTTFGGNPVSAAAALAVLRTIDEEGLLAHVESVGKTLIDGIEELGHPLIDHVRGAGLLIGIQLTRDVSAKVEESARAAGYLVNPPKPNVIRLAPPLILTEAQARSFLADLPGILAAADQEGE; from the coding sequence ATGAGCACACAGCAATTGCGGCAGCGGTGGTCGTCCGCGCTGATGAACAACTACGGCACGCCGAAGGTGGCGCTGGTGCGCGGCTCCGGCGCGGTGGTGTACGACGCCGACGGCAACCGCTATGTCGACTTCCTGGGCGGCATCGCCGTCAACAGCCTCGGGCACGCGCATCCCGCGATCGTCGCGGCGGTCACCCAGCAGCTCGGCACGCTGGGCCACGTCTCGAATCTGTATGCCAGCGAACCGGTCCTGGAACTGGCCGAGAAACTGCTCGCGCACTTCGGTGACGGCACCGGGCGCGCGTTCTTCTGCAATTCGGGCACCGAGGCCAACGAGGCGGCGTTCAAGATCGCGCGGCTGACCGGCCGCCGCAAGATCATCGCCTGCGACGAGGCCTTCCACGGCCGCACCATGGGCGCGCTGGCGCTGACCGGTCAGCCGTCGAAGCGGGCGCCGTTCGAGCCGATGCCGCCCGGTGTGCTGCACGTGCCCTACGGCGACGCGGTGGCGCTGGCGGATGTGGTCGACTCCGACACCGCCGCGGTATTCCTCGAGCCGATGATGGGGGAGAGCGGTGTGATCGTGCCTCCGATGGACTATCTGGCGAAGGCCCGGGCGATCACCGCCGAGCGGGGTGCGCTGCTGATTCTCGACGAGGTGCAGACCGGAATCGGCCGCACCGGACCGTTCTTCGCGCATCAGGCCGCGGGCATCGTGCCCGATGTGATGACCCTGGCCAAGGGCCTCGGCGGTGGTCTGCCGATCGGCGCGGTGCTGGCGCAGGGCCCGGCCGCGGAGCTGCTCACCCCGGGGCTGCACGGCACCACCTTCGGTGGTAATCCGGTCAGCGCCGCCGCGGCGCTGGCGGTGCTGCGGACCATCGACGAAGAGGGGCTGCTCGCGCATGTCGAATCCGTCGGCAAGACCCTCATCGACGGGATCGAGGAACTGGGGCATCCGCTGATCGACCACGTGCGTGGTGCGGGTCTGCTCATCGGCATCCAGCTGACTCGCGACGTATCGGCCAAGGTGGAGGAATCCGCCCGCGCGGCGGGATATCTGGTGAATCCACCGAAACCGAATGTGATCCGGCTGGCCCCGCCACTGATCCTGACCGAGGCGCAGGCCCGGAGTTTCCTGGCCGACCTACCCGGCATTCTCGCGGCGGCCGATCAGGAGGGTGAGTGA
- the argB gene encoding acetylglutamate kinase, translated as MSIDIPSTQELSALDKAHVLAGALPWLQKFRDKIVVVKYGGNAMIDEGLKRAFAADMAFLRTVGVHPVVVHGGGPQISAMLKKLGLQGEFRGGFRVTTPEVMDVVRMVLFGQVGRELVGLINAHGPYAVGISGEDARLFTATRRTVTVDGEPTDIGLVGDVTAVNPDAVLDLVRAGRIPVVSTIAPDADGVVHNINADTAAAALAQGIGAEKLVVLTDVEGLYTNWPDRSSLTTHIDTDALAALLPSLDAGMVPKMEACLRAVRAGVPTAHVIDGRVPHAVLLELFTGEGIGTMVTPPETAGTNTP; from the coding sequence ATGAGCATCGACATCCCGTCCACGCAGGAGCTGTCCGCACTGGACAAGGCGCACGTCCTGGCGGGCGCACTGCCGTGGCTGCAGAAGTTCCGCGACAAGATCGTGGTGGTCAAATACGGCGGCAACGCCATGATCGACGAGGGGCTCAAGCGCGCCTTCGCCGCCGATATGGCGTTCCTGCGCACCGTCGGCGTCCACCCCGTGGTGGTGCACGGCGGCGGCCCGCAGATCAGCGCGATGTTGAAGAAGCTGGGCCTGCAGGGGGAATTCCGCGGCGGCTTCCGCGTCACCACCCCCGAGGTCATGGATGTGGTCCGGATGGTGCTGTTCGGTCAGGTCGGCCGCGAGCTGGTCGGGCTCATCAACGCGCACGGACCGTATGCGGTCGGCATCTCCGGTGAGGATGCCAGACTGTTCACCGCGACCCGCCGCACCGTGACCGTCGACGGCGAGCCCACCGATATAGGGTTGGTCGGCGACGTCACCGCCGTCAATCCGGATGCCGTGCTGGATCTCGTTCGCGCCGGGCGCATTCCGGTGGTGTCGACCATCGCGCCCGACGCCGACGGCGTCGTGCACAACATCAATGCCGATACCGCCGCCGCGGCCCTGGCGCAGGGCATCGGCGCCGAGAAACTGGTGGTTCTCACCGATGTCGAAGGCCTGTACACGAATTGGCCCGATCGGTCATCGCTGACCACCCACATCGACACCGACGCCCTGGCCGCGTTGTTGCCGAGCCTGGACGCGGGCATGGTGCCCAAGATGGAGGCCTGTCTGCGCGCCGTGCGGGCCGGTGTCCCGACCGCACACGTGATCGACGGCCGGGTGCCGCACGCGGTGCTGCTGGAACTGTTCACCGGGGAAGGCATCGGAACGATGGTGACCCCACCCGAGACGGCAGGAACGAATACACCATGA
- the argJ gene encoding bifunctional glutamate N-acetyltransferase/amino-acid acetyltransferase ArgJ, with product MTDTDIAGGTLVRTQGVTAPLGYRAAGISAGIKASGKLDLALVFNEGPDYAAAGVFTRNKVKAAPVLWSQQVLTAGRLRAVILNSGGANACTGPGGFQDTHATAEELAKALSNWGTDTGAGEIAVCSTGLIGDRLPMDKLLPGVTEIVHEMAGGLSGGADAAHAIMTTDTVPKQAAFHHHDKWNVGAMAKGAGMLAPSLATMLVVVTTDAAATPEQLDTALRKATALTFDRLDVDGSCSTNDTVLLLANGASGVSPSQDELDAAVLAVCDDLAAQLMADAEGVTKRVEITVSGAVSEDEALIAARAVARDSLVKTAFFGSDPNWGRVLAAVGIAPIELDPDRVTVSFNGNPVCVNGTGAPGAREVDLSGPDIEVLVELGLGEGTATVRTTDLSHGYVEENSAYSS from the coding sequence GTGACCGACACCGATATCGCCGGCGGCACACTGGTCCGCACCCAGGGTGTGACCGCACCGCTGGGCTACCGGGCCGCCGGCATCTCCGCCGGGATCAAGGCCAGCGGAAAGCTCGATCTGGCACTGGTGTTCAACGAAGGTCCCGACTACGCGGCGGCCGGTGTGTTCACCCGCAACAAGGTCAAGGCCGCACCCGTGCTGTGGTCGCAGCAGGTGCTGACCGCCGGCCGGCTGCGCGCGGTGATCCTCAACTCCGGTGGCGCCAACGCGTGCACCGGCCCCGGCGGCTTCCAGGACACCCACGCCACCGCCGAGGAATTGGCGAAGGCGCTCAGCAATTGGGGAACTGACACCGGCGCGGGCGAAATCGCGGTCTGCTCCACGGGTTTGATCGGTGACCGGCTGCCGATGGACAAACTGCTGCCCGGCGTGACCGAGATCGTGCACGAGATGGCGGGCGGGTTGTCCGGTGGCGCCGATGCCGCGCACGCCATCATGACCACCGACACCGTGCCCAAACAGGCGGCGTTCCATCACCATGACAAGTGGAACGTGGGCGCGATGGCCAAGGGCGCGGGCATGCTCGCCCCGTCGCTGGCCACCATGCTGGTCGTCGTCACCACCGATGCCGCGGCCACCCCGGAGCAACTCGACACCGCGTTGCGCAAGGCGACCGCGCTCACCTTCGACCGCCTCGATGTCGACGGCTCCTGCTCCACCAACGACACGGTGCTGCTGCTGGCCAACGGCGCCAGCGGTGTTTCGCCGAGTCAGGACGAGCTCGATGCCGCGGTGCTGGCGGTCTGCGACGATCTGGCCGCCCAGCTGATGGCCGACGCCGAGGGCGTCACCAAACGGGTCGAGATCACCGTTTCCGGTGCGGTCAGCGAGGACGAGGCGCTGATCGCGGCCCGTGCCGTCGCCCGCGACTCCCTGGTCAAGACCGCGTTCTTCGGATCGGATCCGAACTGGGGCCGGGTGCTGGCCGCCGTCGGCATCGCGCCCATCGAACTGGATCCGGATCGGGTCACCGTATCGTTCAACGGAAACCCGGTGTGCGTCAACGGAACCGGCGCTCCCGGCGCCCGCGAGGTGGATCTGTCGGGTCCCGATATCGAGGTGCTGGTCGAACTCGGTCTCGGCGAGGGCACCGCCACCGTCCGCACCACCGACCTGTCGCACGGGTACGTGGAAGAGAATTCGGCGTACAGCTCATGA
- the argC gene encoding N-acetyl-gamma-glutamyl-phosphate reductase, producing the protein MADTSSGPVLRVAVAGASGYAGGEVLRVLLGHPEYRSGRLEIGALTAGSNAGTTLGQLQPHLLPLADRVLEDTTAQVLAGHDVVFLGLPHGQSAAIAQQLPDSTVIIDCGADFRLTDPRAWETYYNSPYAGSWPYGLPELPGARARLRGATRIAVPGCYPTVSSLALAPAVAAGLVEPEVSVVAVSGTSGAGRKLDVGLLGSEVMGSVRAYSIAGAHRHTPEIAQNLKAAAVAAGTETGDIAVSFTPVLAPMPRGILATCTARLRPDAAGAVADAAAARAVYDKAYAEEPFIHLLPEGVLPQTGSVVGSNAVTLQVAVDTAARTLVVIGAVDNLTKGTAGAAVQSMNLALGLDETAGLSTVGVAP; encoded by the coding sequence ATGGCGGATACCTCGAGTGGGCCCGTGCTGCGGGTCGCGGTGGCTGGTGCGAGCGGATACGCGGGCGGTGAAGTCCTGCGCGTGCTGCTGGGGCATCCCGAGTACCGATCCGGGCGCCTCGAGATCGGGGCGCTGACCGCCGGGTCCAATGCGGGAACGACGCTGGGGCAGTTGCAGCCGCATCTGCTGCCGCTGGCCGATCGGGTGCTGGAGGACACCACCGCCCAGGTGCTCGCGGGCCACGATGTGGTGTTCCTCGGACTGCCCCACGGCCAGTCCGCGGCGATCGCGCAGCAGCTGCCGGATTCCACGGTGATCATCGACTGCGGGGCCGATTTCCGGCTCACCGATCCGCGGGCCTGGGAGACCTACTACAACTCACCGTATGCGGGCAGCTGGCCCTACGGGCTGCCGGAACTGCCCGGCGCCCGCGCGCGGTTGCGCGGCGCCACCCGGATCGCGGTGCCGGGCTGCTATCCCACCGTCTCGAGTCTGGCGCTGGCGCCGGCCGTGGCCGCGGGACTGGTCGAGCCGGAGGTGAGCGTCGTCGCGGTCAGCGGTACCTCGGGCGCCGGACGCAAACTCGATGTGGGACTGCTGGGTTCGGAGGTGATGGGTTCGGTGCGGGCCTACAGCATCGCCGGCGCCCATCGGCACACCCCGGAGATCGCGCAGAACCTGAAGGCCGCCGCGGTCGCGGCGGGCACCGAAACCGGTGATATCGCGGTGTCTTTCACCCCGGTCCTGGCGCCGATGCCACGTGGCATCCTCGCCACCTGCACCGCGCGACTGCGCCCCGATGCCGCGGGCGCGGTGGCCGACGCGGCGGCCGCGCGCGCGGTCTACGACAAGGCCTACGCCGAGGAGCCCTTCATTCATCTGCTCCCCGAGGGGGTACTGCCGCAGACCGGTTCGGTGGTCGGCTCCAATGCGGTCACCCTGCAGGTGGCCGTCGATACCGCCGCGCGCACGCTGGTGGTGATCGGCGCGGTCGACAATCTGACCAAGGGCACCGCGGGCGCCGCGGTGCAATCGATGAATCTGGCTCTCGGTCTCGACGAGACCGCCGGACTTTCCACCGTAGGAGTGGCACCGTGA